One window from the genome of Bdellovibrio sp. NC01 encodes:
- a CDS encoding phosphatidate cytidylyltransferase yields the protein MTTWKSFLTRAVSALLALAIIVGLYMYLGIDGVKIMIAFAVAVGSWEFVGIAFKKESSWFLKISYMIFTWLTFGLTSVALNIGVLTFALSVVLLCIFSLLALHKTGELSRIADFQAKSVLGLVYVGLMPAFAFRLLDLMQGLYWFVFLLGVVFAGDTLAYVFGVLIGKHKVMPNVSPKKTWQGSVGGIFGSLIAGLICWKFLLGDYKLSFILGLSAVSGFVGQFGDFFESLLKRVADVKDSGKIMPGHGGVLDRIDAVLFAAPVVLFGVVIVSHLLS from the coding sequence ATGACAACTTGGAAAAGCTTTCTAACTAGAGCGGTCTCTGCACTTCTAGCCTTGGCCATTATCGTTGGCCTGTACATGTACCTTGGAATCGATGGCGTTAAAATCATGATCGCGTTTGCGGTTGCTGTTGGTTCATGGGAATTCGTTGGCATCGCATTTAAAAAAGAATCGTCATGGTTCTTGAAAATCTCGTACATGATCTTCACGTGGTTAACATTTGGTCTGACAAGTGTTGCGTTGAATATCGGTGTTCTTACTTTTGCTCTTTCCGTTGTTCTTCTTTGCATCTTTAGTTTGTTAGCGCTTCACAAAACGGGCGAACTTTCGCGCATCGCTGATTTTCAAGCGAAATCGGTTCTAGGTTTGGTCTATGTCGGTTTGATGCCGGCGTTTGCATTCAGACTTTTAGATTTGATGCAGGGCTTGTATTGGTTTGTTTTCCTTTTGGGTGTTGTGTTTGCCGGGGACACGTTGGCTTACGTATTTGGTGTGTTGATTGGCAAACATAAGGTGATGCCGAACGTATCGCCGAAGAAAACTTGGCAGGGTTCTGTTGGCGGTATCTTTGGTTCTTTGATCGCGGGCTTAATCTGCTGGAAGTTTTTATTGGGCGACTATAAGTTGAGTTTCATTTTAGGACTTTCGGCTGTCTCAGGATTTGTCGGCCAATTTGGAGACTTTTTTGAGTCCTTACTAAAGAGAGTCGCAGATGTTAAGGACTCCGGTAAAATCATGCCTGGCCACGGCGGCGTATTAGATCGAATTGACGCCGTATTATTTGCAGCTCCGGTCGTTTTATTCGGTGTTGTGATCGTGTCTCACCTTTTGTCGTAA
- the rseP gene encoding RIP metalloprotease RseP: protein MDMILNFLHQGLSAIVPFVVLLGVLIFIHELGHFMVARWCGVRVEVFSLGFGKKILKYKKGDTTYALSIIPLGGYVKMFGEQPGDVIAEEDKKVSFTHKNVWQRIAVVLAGPLMNFFFAIFIFFAVAMMGEDAKTPVIGDVSAQTAAYTAGFRSGDRLITVNDKAINTWEDFQKILSQKENRDLHLDVVVQHEGSQEQSKISVNAKAEPNPNVLSSYDYVATVEGLTPMSAGTTVGVKAGSPLYAMGLRTGDTLTSINGQKVTYWRQLDSAFAKLNAKDTLTLEVMGVREGDKEEKPITVTMAPIESIKSYSMQSLGLESSELYLSKVMEGSPAAAAGLKEGDRLVAINNVTLAKWEDVINNIKSFDGKNPVSVAVLRDNQNVDLKITPKMTTQMNSSGAEEKRYTIGIAPVVNMAAPELMTVKFSNPIEALARGTQKTWDVSVMTVMSFVRLFEAKISPKNIGGVLSIGQAASETFKIGMTQFLQMMAIISVNLFILNLLPVPVLDGGHLVFYVIELVKGAPLSMKKMEVAQQVGLALLMSLMIFALFNDFTRLLGL, encoded by the coding sequence ATGGATATGATTCTAAATTTTCTACATCAAGGCCTATCTGCAATCGTCCCGTTTGTTGTTCTACTCGGGGTTCTGATTTTTATCCACGAACTTGGTCACTTCATGGTTGCCAGATGGTGTGGTGTACGTGTCGAAGTGTTCAGTTTGGGCTTCGGTAAAAAAATTCTGAAATATAAAAAGGGCGATACAACTTACGCTCTTTCAATCATTCCTCTTGGTGGTTACGTAAAAATGTTTGGTGAACAACCAGGCGACGTGATTGCCGAAGAAGACAAAAAAGTTTCATTCACTCACAAAAACGTGTGGCAAAGAATTGCTGTCGTTCTTGCGGGCCCATTGATGAACTTCTTCTTTGCGATCTTCATTTTCTTCGCTGTCGCGATGATGGGTGAAGATGCAAAAACTCCGGTGATTGGTGACGTATCTGCACAGACAGCGGCTTACACAGCGGGCTTCCGTTCAGGGGACCGTTTAATCACTGTGAACGATAAAGCGATCAACACGTGGGAAGATTTCCAAAAAATTCTTTCGCAAAAAGAAAATCGTGATTTGCACTTGGACGTCGTGGTTCAACATGAAGGTTCGCAAGAGCAATCTAAGATTTCCGTTAACGCAAAAGCAGAACCAAATCCAAACGTTCTTAGCAGTTACGACTATGTTGCGACTGTTGAAGGTTTGACACCGATGTCTGCGGGCACAACTGTTGGTGTTAAAGCAGGTTCCCCGCTTTACGCAATGGGCTTGCGCACTGGCGACACATTGACTTCAATCAATGGTCAAAAAGTGACTTACTGGAGACAACTTGATTCTGCATTTGCAAAATTGAATGCCAAAGACACTTTGACTCTTGAAGTGATGGGCGTGCGTGAAGGTGATAAGGAAGAAAAACCAATCACGGTCACAATGGCTCCGATTGAATCGATCAAATCATATTCAATGCAAAGCTTGGGTCTTGAAAGTTCAGAACTTTACCTCAGCAAAGTAATGGAAGGCTCCCCTGCAGCTGCGGCTGGTTTGAAAGAGGGCGACCGTCTTGTTGCAATCAACAATGTGACTTTGGCGAAGTGGGAAGATGTTATCAATAACATCAAATCTTTCGACGGCAAAAATCCAGTGAGTGTTGCAGTTCTACGCGACAATCAAAATGTTGATTTGAAAATCACTCCGAAAATGACGACACAAATGAACTCTAGTGGTGCGGAAGAAAAACGCTACACAATCGGTATCGCGCCAGTTGTGAACATGGCCGCTCCAGAGTTGATGACCGTGAAGTTCTCGAACCCAATCGAAGCCCTTGCTCGCGGTACTCAAAAAACTTGGGATGTTTCGGTCATGACGGTGATGAGCTTCGTGCGTTTGTTTGAAGCGAAGATTTCTCCGAAAAATATCGGTGGTGTTTTGTCTATCGGCCAAGCTGCTAGTGAAACATTTAAAATCGGTATGACTCAGTTCTTGCAAATGATGGCGATTATTTCTGTGAACTTGTTCATCTTGAACTTGCTTCCAGTGCCAGTGCTTGACGGTGGTCACTTGGTGTTCTATGTAATCGAACTCGTAAAGGGCGCACCTTTAAGCATGAAGAAAATGGAAGTCGCACAACAAGTGGGCTTGGCATTACTGATGAGCTTAATGATCTTCGCTCTGTTTAATGACTTCACTCGTTTATTAGGTCTATGA